The following proteins come from a genomic window of Corynebacterium sp. P4-C1:
- a CDS encoding TrkH family potassium uptake protein, which translates to MNQAPLNGLFSPARLTVAGFLLLILLGTGALMLPISAVGDEWTPFLPAFFTATSAVSLTGLVVEDTGTYWKPFGQAVILLLIQLGGMGIMSLASLSGMIITGKVSLRARRTGAAEGRPMAAGGVRRTLIFTLLFTVTAETAIAVVLTLRFFFGYHHSFGRSVWEGVFHAVSAFNNAGFSTESANLVPFAADGWILLPIAAALIGGGIGYPVWAEVASRVRHRTSRARKLSLTARMTFVMTAVFLAGGMVFIAFAEWNGLLGSMPVWQKLLNAFFSGATPRTAGFNSVDYGDAHPITLMGTDLLMFVGGGSAGTAGGIKVTTAAVLIAAMASEFQGREETTAGKRSIPDSVGRQALALTFAGAVLVTSGVAALRIFDPALTGDQIAFEVFSAFGTAGLSTGITASLSPPSQVVLCLLMYLGRIGSVTLVAALASNSVNRRFSYPEERPFIG; encoded by the coding sequence GTGAATCAAGCGCCCCTCAACGGGCTTTTCAGCCCAGCACGACTCACCGTCGCTGGTTTTCTCCTGCTCATTCTTCTCGGAACCGGTGCGCTCATGTTGCCGATCTCTGCTGTCGGCGACGAATGGACCCCGTTCCTCCCAGCCTTTTTCACTGCCACGTCGGCGGTGTCGTTGACCGGCCTGGTTGTCGAAGACACCGGCACCTACTGGAAGCCGTTCGGCCAGGCAGTGATCCTGCTCCTCATCCAGCTCGGCGGTATGGGCATCATGTCGCTGGCGTCGTTGTCGGGGATGATCATCACCGGCAAGGTGAGTCTGCGCGCACGCCGCACGGGCGCGGCCGAAGGGCGCCCGATGGCCGCCGGCGGTGTGCGCCGGACCCTCATTTTCACGCTGCTTTTCACTGTGACAGCGGAAACAGCGATCGCGGTGGTGCTGACGCTACGGTTCTTCTTCGGCTATCACCATTCCTTCGGCCGCTCTGTGTGGGAAGGGGTGTTCCACGCGGTTTCGGCGTTCAACAACGCCGGTTTCAGCACTGAGAGCGCCAACTTGGTGCCTTTCGCGGCGGACGGGTGGATCCTGCTGCCTATCGCCGCGGCGTTGATCGGCGGCGGTATTGGCTACCCAGTGTGGGCCGAGGTGGCTTCCCGGGTGCGGCACCGGACGTCGCGCGCACGGAAGTTGTCGTTGACGGCTCGGATGACATTCGTCATGACGGCGGTGTTCCTCGCCGGCGGCATGGTCTTCATCGCCTTCGCGGAGTGGAACGGTTTGCTCGGGTCCATGCCGGTGTGGCAGAAGCTCCTCAACGCGTTCTTCTCGGGTGCGACACCGCGTACTGCCGGTTTCAACTCGGTCGATTACGGCGACGCGCACCCGATCACCCTCATGGGCACTGACTTGCTGATGTTCGTCGGCGGTGGTTCCGCCGGCACAGCCGGCGGCATCAAGGTGACAACGGCGGCGGTTCTCATCGCCGCGATGGCGTCGGAGTTCCAGGGCCGTGAGGAGACTACTGCGGGCAAACGGAGTATCCCGGATAGCGTCGGCAGGCAAGCTCTGGCGTTGACCTTCGCGGGAGCAGTTCTGGTGACGTCAGGCGTGGCCGCCTTGCGGATTTTCGACCCAGCACTCACCGGCGACCAAATCGCGTTCGAGGTGTTCTCGGCTTTCGGTACGGCGGGCCTCTCAACAGGAATCACGGCGTCGTTGTCGCCGCCGTCGCAGGTGGTTTTGTGCCTGCTCATGTACTTGGGGCGCATCGGTTCGGTTACTCTCGTAGCTGCGTTGGCGTCGAATTCGGTGAACCGCCGTTTCAGTTACCCAGAAGAAAGGCCTTTCATTGGTTAA
- a CDS encoding TrkA family potassium uptake protein — MNITPVMVIGLGRFGVSLASELTANGVEVLGIDVDAKLVKEHAAQLTEAVVADATDPEALAQLGLEDIKHVVLAVGTNLESSILTASNLIEAGVPDVWAKADSESHGRILKQLGVHHVVHPERDTGRRVAHLLGGKFREFAEIAPGYSVTSMSAPSALVGHPLDVDTLCRERGVQIIALRGADGDFHPVAPQTVLAPSDIIIAGGSPNALEALNR; from the coding sequence ATGAACATCACTCCGGTCATGGTCATCGGCCTCGGACGTTTCGGTGTGTCCCTGGCGTCTGAGCTGACAGCCAACGGCGTCGAGGTACTCGGCATCGATGTTGACGCGAAGCTCGTCAAGGAGCATGCCGCCCAACTCACCGAAGCCGTTGTCGCGGACGCGACCGATCCGGAGGCTCTGGCGCAACTGGGCTTGGAGGACATCAAGCACGTGGTACTCGCTGTGGGAACCAATCTTGAGTCGTCGATCCTCACCGCGTCGAACTTGATCGAAGCGGGAGTGCCGGATGTGTGGGCGAAGGCGGACTCGGAGTCGCACGGACGCATCCTGAAGCAGCTCGGCGTCCACCACGTCGTGCACCCGGAGCGAGACACGGGTCGCCGCGTCGCGCACCTGCTGGGCGGCAAGTTCCGCGAGTTCGCGGAAATCGCACCGGGCTATTCGGTGACGAGCATGAGCGCTCCCTCCGCGCTGGTCGGTCACCCCCTGGACGTCGACACCCTGTGCCGCGAACGGGGAGTGCAGATCATCGCTCTGCGCGGAGCGGACGGCGATTTCCACCCGGTTGCGCCGCAGACAGTTCTTGCGCCTTCGGACATCATCATCGCCGGCGGCAGCCCCAACGCACTTGAGGCACTGAACCGCTAG
- a CDS encoding formate--tetrahydrofolate ligase: MAHPKTDVEIAQAHTLEPVADIAAKAGVPDDALIPYGRSMAKVDVTRLDAPADGKLVLVTGVSPTPAGEGKSTVLIGLTDALAQLGHKAAVALREPSLGPVMGIKGGAAGGGYAQVVPMENINLHFTGDFHAITSANNTLAAMIDNHIQHGNALRIDARRITWQRCLDVNDRSLRNVVTGLGGPGSGLPAETGFTITAASEIMAILGLATDIEDLKRRLAAITVGFTFDKEPVTAGDLHAEGAMAALLKDAVNPNLVQTLGGTPAFIHGGPFANIAHGCNTLIATRTAQQSADIVLTEAGFGSDLGAEKFFDIKARYGDLDIAGAVIVATIRSLKYNGGAAKQELTDENLDALRGGAANLERHVENVRKFGIEPVVALNLFTSDTDAEREFMRGWADDFGVALEEAEVWAKGGDGAVALAEKLLGTLGSGTSKPLYDPAEGTEASIETIAREIYRADDVQYSAAALRDLQTLKDNGWDTLPVCISKTQYSFSDDPSALGAPEGHTLHVQRLLPRTGAGFVVVLTGDVMTMPGLPKVPAANNIDVDADGTMSGLF; the protein is encoded by the coding sequence ATGGCACACCCGAAAACTGATGTTGAAATCGCCCAGGCGCACACCCTCGAGCCGGTCGCGGACATTGCGGCCAAGGCGGGGGTTCCCGACGACGCGCTGATCCCGTACGGCCGGTCGATGGCCAAGGTGGACGTGACACGCCTCGACGCCCCCGCCGACGGCAAGCTCGTGCTCGTCACGGGTGTTTCTCCCACGCCGGCGGGGGAGGGCAAGTCGACGGTGCTCATCGGGCTCACTGATGCCCTGGCACAACTCGGCCATAAGGCCGCTGTCGCGTTGCGGGAACCGTCGCTCGGCCCGGTGATGGGCATCAAGGGTGGTGCCGCGGGCGGCGGGTACGCGCAGGTTGTCCCGATGGAGAACATCAATCTGCACTTCACTGGCGATTTCCACGCGATCACGAGCGCGAACAACACGCTCGCCGCGATGATCGACAACCACATCCAGCACGGCAACGCATTGCGTATCGATGCCCGCCGCATCACCTGGCAGCGCTGCCTCGACGTCAACGACCGCAGCTTGCGCAATGTGGTGACGGGCCTGGGTGGGCCGGGCAGTGGATTGCCCGCCGAGACCGGCTTCACCATCACCGCGGCGAGCGAGATCATGGCGATTCTCGGCCTAGCCACCGACATCGAGGACCTGAAGCGGCGCCTGGCGGCGATCACGGTGGGCTTCACATTCGACAAGGAGCCGGTCACCGCGGGCGACCTGCATGCGGAGGGCGCCATGGCGGCGCTTTTGAAAGACGCCGTCAACCCGAACTTGGTCCAGACACTCGGCGGCACACCCGCGTTCATTCACGGTGGCCCCTTCGCCAATATCGCGCACGGTTGCAACACTTTGATCGCCACGCGGACGGCCCAGCAGTCCGCCGACATCGTGCTCACGGAGGCGGGCTTCGGCTCCGATCTGGGCGCCGAGAAATTCTTCGACATCAAGGCCCGTTACGGTGACCTCGACATCGCGGGAGCGGTCATCGTCGCCACGATCCGCTCCTTGAAGTACAACGGGGGTGCGGCTAAGCAGGAGCTGACTGACGAAAACCTCGATGCGCTCCGTGGCGGCGCCGCTAATCTGGAGCGCCACGTGGAAAATGTCCGCAAGTTCGGCATCGAGCCTGTCGTCGCCTTGAACTTGTTCACCTCCGACACCGACGCGGAGCGCGAGTTCATGCGCGGCTGGGCCGACGACTTCGGTGTGGCGCTCGAGGAGGCAGAGGTGTGGGCCAAGGGCGGCGACGGTGCCGTCGCGCTAGCGGAGAAGCTTTTGGGCACCCTCGGCTCGGGGACGTCGAAGCCTCTCTACGATCCGGCGGAGGGCACTGAAGCGTCCATCGAGACCATCGCCCGGGAGATCTACCGCGCCGACGACGTCCAGTACTCCGCCGCAGCACTCCGCGACCTGCAGACTCTGAAAGACAACGGATGGGACACCCTGCCGGTGTGCATCTCCAAGACCCAGTATTCCTTCTCGGACGACCCGTCCGCGCTGGGCGCACCGGAGGGGCACACCCTCCATGTGCAGCGCCTGTTGCCGCGCACCGGTGCCGGGTTCGTTGTGGTGCTGACGGGCGATGTCATGACGATGCCGGGACTGCCCAAGGTTCCCGCCGCCAACAACATCGATGTCGACGCGGACGGCACCATGAGCGGCCTGTTCTAG
- a CDS encoding PLP-dependent aminotransferase family protein, with protein MLIDVSRSIPIPLTAQVASSLRSAISTGTLRPGDEVPSTRELARRAGVSRGTVVTAYDQLISEGYLTASQGAPTRVNPALAGTAPDPRAPKPDRHPQKARPTSGARQRPAARPTISLKPSSGHAGAIRPAAWRQAWREAASEPGIVTEASGQTELRDAIAEHLRMGRGLGVDKHDVVVTGGTREGLLLVLMAVAQGRTLRVGVEDPGHPGLRNVIPLTGHKMVPCAVDDAGVDVHALPEDLDALLVTPSYQYPLGASMPASRRSTLLEWASTNGTVIIEDDFNAELRYRTTPLPPLAALGTGAQVVTLGTFTTLLNRAVAAGYVATSSPLAENIRQTRAVLGMPVAAVTQLAIAHLLRNGHVRRNTKAVHNRLAKRRSIVAAKIVPALTARGAVVTEMEGSNGVDLAVAFDSPADRDRYARALAAHGIESGRLDTLWSGRDDGLIVSFAHLSEPDFNQVLEIMSSGI; from the coding sequence TTGCTTATTGATGTCTCCCGCTCCATCCCCATCCCCCTCACCGCACAGGTCGCTTCATCCCTCCGGTCCGCGATCTCCACCGGCACGCTGCGCCCCGGCGACGAGGTCCCCTCCACCCGCGAGCTCGCGCGCCGAGCAGGAGTCTCCCGTGGCACTGTCGTCACCGCGTACGACCAGCTGATCAGCGAGGGTTACCTCACCGCTAGCCAAGGCGCGCCCACCCGAGTCAACCCCGCACTGGCGGGCACTGCCCCCGATCCACGCGCCCCAAAACCGGACCGGCACCCCCAAAAAGCACGTCCGACTTCCGGCGCCCGCCAGCGCCCCGCTGCCAGGCCGACGATTTCCTTGAAACCGTCTTCGGGACATGCTGGGGCGATTCGACCCGCTGCGTGGCGGCAGGCCTGGCGCGAGGCGGCGTCGGAGCCAGGAATCGTCACCGAGGCATCAGGCCAAACGGAACTGAGGGACGCTATCGCGGAGCACTTGAGGATGGGGCGGGGGCTGGGCGTCGATAAGCATGATGTCGTCGTGACAGGCGGGACACGCGAGGGCTTGCTGCTGGTCCTGATGGCGGTGGCGCAAGGGCGCACGCTCCGCGTCGGCGTGGAAGACCCCGGCCACCCGGGCCTGCGCAACGTCATTCCCCTCACGGGCCACAAGATGGTTCCGTGCGCCGTCGATGACGCGGGCGTAGATGTCCATGCCTTACCGGAGGATCTGGACGCCCTTCTGGTCACCCCGTCCTACCAGTACCCGCTCGGCGCCTCCATGCCTGCTTCCCGGCGGAGCACGCTACTTGAATGGGCCAGCACGAACGGAACCGTCATCATCGAGGACGACTTCAACGCCGAGCTCCGCTACCGCACCACCCCGCTTCCGCCACTCGCTGCTCTGGGCACCGGCGCGCAGGTGGTCACGCTGGGCACGTTTACGACTCTGCTGAACAGAGCAGTCGCAGCGGGTTATGTGGCGACGTCCTCGCCGCTCGCCGAAAATATCCGGCAGACCCGCGCAGTGCTCGGCATGCCCGTGGCCGCTGTCACCCAGCTCGCCATCGCCCACCTGCTGCGCAATGGGCATGTACGCCGCAACACAAAGGCCGTGCACAACCGGCTGGCTAAACGACGCAGCATCGTCGCCGCCAAGATCGTCCCGGCCCTCACCGCACGAGGTGCGGTAGTCACTGAGATGGAGGGCTCAAATGGAGTCGACCTCGCCGTCGCCTTCGACTCCCCCGCAGACCGCGACCGCTACGCCCGCGCACTAGCTGCCCACGGTATAGAAAGCGGCCGCCTCGACACCCTGTGGTCAGGGCGCGACGACGGCCTCATCGTGAGTTTCGCCCACCTCTCCGAACCTGACTTCAACCAGGTCCTAGAGATCATGAGCAGCGGCATCTAG
- a CDS encoding tRNA (adenine-N1)-methyltransferase — protein sequence MYSGPFQPGDKVQLTDAKRRHFTIELTPGGQFHTHKGIVDHDAIIGADEGSVVKSTLGADFLCFRHLLVDHVLSMPRGAAVIYPKDAGQILVEGDIFMGARVLEAGAGSGALTMSLLRAVGPTGHVFSYEIRDDHLAYARDNVSEYFGGEPDWWTPKLGDFGAITTEELGGPVDRVILDMVEPWHFIDTVKDVLIPGGVFMTYVATVPQLMNIVETIREAKCFTEPRSWETLLREWKVEGLATRPEHRMNAHTAFLVWTRRLADGVTPPRPQRRARR from the coding sequence ATGTATTCAGGCCCTTTCCAACCCGGCGACAAAGTCCAGCTGACGGACGCGAAGCGCCGTCATTTCACCATCGAGCTCACCCCTGGCGGGCAATTCCACACGCACAAGGGGATCGTCGACCACGACGCGATCATTGGGGCGGATGAGGGCAGCGTGGTCAAGTCGACGCTGGGTGCGGACTTTCTCTGCTTCCGCCACCTCCTCGTGGACCATGTGCTGTCGATGCCCCGCGGCGCAGCGGTGATCTACCCGAAAGATGCGGGACAAATCCTCGTCGAGGGAGACATCTTCATGGGGGCCCGGGTGCTGGAGGCCGGTGCCGGGTCGGGGGCGCTGACGATGTCGCTGCTGCGTGCCGTCGGCCCGACCGGCCATGTCTTCTCCTACGAGATCCGCGACGACCACTTGGCGTACGCGCGCGACAACGTCTCCGAATATTTCGGCGGCGAACCCGACTGGTGGACACCGAAGCTCGGCGATTTCGGCGCGATCACCACCGAGGAGCTCGGCGGTCCCGTCGACCGCGTCATCCTGGACATGGTGGAGCCTTGGCACTTCATCGACACTGTCAAAGACGTGCTCATTCCAGGTGGGGTGTTCATGACGTACGTGGCCACGGTGCCGCAGCTGATGAATATCGTAGAGACGATCCGCGAGGCGAAGTGCTTCACCGAGCCGCGCTCATGGGAGACTTTGCTGCGCGAATGGAAGGTCGAGGGCCTGGCCACCCGCCCGGAGCACCGCATGAACGCGCACACCGCGTTCCTCGTCTGGACGCGCAGGCTCGCTGACGGGGTGACGCCGCCCCGCCCGCAGCGGCGCGCCCGTCGGTAG
- the pdxS gene encoding pyridoxal 5'-phosphate synthase lyase subunit PdxS, whose protein sequence is MTFTTNLSKAELTETFKGGVIMDVVTAEQAAIAAEAGAVAVMALERVPADIRAQGGVARMSDPDLIEGILGAVDVPVMAKARIGHTVEAQVLQHLGVHYVDESEVLSPADYVNHIDKRAFDVPFVCGATNLGEALRRINEGAAMIRSKGEAGTGDVSEATKHLRTITSEIAGLQALWNGNRDELYVAAKELRAPYELVVSVAEHGRLPVPLFVAGGVATPADAALMMQLGADGVFVGSGIFKSGKPAERAAAVVAATKHYDDVAAVTEASRGLGEAMVGINVADLPAPHRLAERGW, encoded by the coding sequence ATGACTTTCACAACCAATTTGTCCAAAGCAGAACTGACAGAGACGTTCAAGGGCGGGGTGATCATGGATGTGGTCACCGCGGAGCAGGCGGCCATCGCGGCAGAAGCCGGCGCGGTCGCGGTGATGGCGTTGGAGCGCGTTCCCGCCGATATCCGCGCACAGGGCGGTGTGGCGCGCATGTCCGACCCGGACCTGATCGAGGGGATCCTCGGCGCGGTGGACGTGCCCGTGATGGCGAAGGCGCGTATCGGGCACACCGTCGAGGCACAGGTGTTGCAGCACTTAGGTGTGCACTACGTCGACGAGTCGGAGGTGCTGAGTCCCGCGGACTACGTCAACCACATCGACAAGCGCGCCTTCGACGTGCCGTTTGTGTGCGGCGCGACGAATCTGGGCGAAGCCTTGCGGCGCATCAACGAAGGCGCCGCCATGATCCGCTCCAAGGGCGAGGCCGGCACAGGCGATGTCTCCGAAGCAACCAAGCACCTGCGCACCATCACCTCCGAGATCGCCGGGCTGCAGGCGCTGTGGAACGGCAACCGCGACGAGCTCTACGTGGCGGCGAAGGAACTGCGGGCACCCTACGAGCTGGTCGTGTCCGTTGCGGAGCACGGGCGGCTGCCTGTGCCGCTGTTTGTGGCCGGTGGTGTGGCCACCCCAGCGGACGCCGCGCTGATGATGCAGCTCGGTGCGGACGGGGTGTTCGTGGGGTCGGGCATCTTCAAGTCGGGCAAGCCCGCCGAGCGCGCCGCGGCAGTCGTCGCTGCGACGAAGCATTACGACGACGTCGCCGCTGTCACGGAAGCCTCCCGCGGATTGGGGGAGGCGATGGTCGGAATCAATGTGGCTGACCTGCCTGCCCCGCACCGTCTGGCAGAGCGCGGCTGGTAA
- a CDS encoding M18 family aminopeptidase codes for MQISDFADFLAASPSAFHAAENVRDELVAAGFSEDTGTEPGGHVMVQGGAVVAWWIPRSPRPAMRIIGSHTDSPGLMLKPDPDVVREGFRQLAVEVYGGPILSSWFDRELRFAGRAALIDGSTHTLATPPIARVPNLAIHLYRGDTPEIDRQVHMQPVMGVDRPPLEIVAEQLRADGVSASASDIVAHELFSVDAQRPEILGDTLAAGRMDNLSSVHASLKAMVAAADSGDVRDVLVLAAFNHEEVGSASTTGAGGPLLERILQKIAEAIAQPLGTEPLDVYANSLLVSADAAHAVHPNYPGKHDPTHRPLMNRGPVLKINANQRYASDAVTEAAWIRACRAADVPVQTFVGHNAVPCGSTIGPISATRLGIPTVDVGVPLLSMHSARELVGIQDQLWFTDALTAYFVGS; via the coding sequence ATGCAGATCAGCGATTTCGCAGACTTTCTCGCCGCGAGTCCAAGTGCGTTTCACGCCGCGGAGAACGTGCGCGACGAGCTTGTCGCGGCAGGTTTCAGCGAGGACACTGGTACCGAGCCCGGCGGCCATGTGATGGTGCAGGGCGGCGCGGTCGTCGCGTGGTGGATTCCGCGGTCGCCGCGCCCCGCGATGCGCATCATCGGCTCGCACACCGATTCGCCGGGGCTCATGCTGAAACCCGACCCCGATGTTGTGCGCGAAGGTTTCCGCCAGCTCGCGGTAGAAGTGTACGGCGGGCCGATCCTGAGTTCCTGGTTCGACCGCGAGTTGCGGTTCGCGGGCAGAGCAGCGCTTATCGACGGCTCCACCCACACCCTCGCCACCCCTCCCATCGCCCGGGTGCCCAATCTGGCGATTCACCTCTACCGCGGCGACACCCCCGAGATCGACCGGCAAGTGCACATGCAGCCGGTGATGGGCGTGGACCGGCCCCCGCTGGAAATCGTGGCGGAGCAGCTGCGTGCCGACGGGGTGTCGGCCAGCGCCTCAGACATCGTCGCCCACGAGCTGTTTTCGGTGGATGCGCAGCGCCCCGAGATTCTCGGCGACACGCTCGCGGCCGGCCGCATGGACAACCTGAGCAGTGTGCACGCGTCGCTGAAAGCGATGGTGGCGGCTGCGGATAGCGGCGATGTCCGCGACGTGCTCGTGCTCGCCGCCTTCAACCACGAGGAGGTTGGTTCTGCGTCCACGACGGGCGCCGGCGGACCGTTGCTCGAGCGCATTCTGCAGAAGATCGCGGAAGCTATTGCGCAACCTCTCGGCACCGAGCCTCTCGACGTGTACGCGAACTCGCTGCTTGTTTCCGCGGACGCGGCTCACGCCGTGCACCCGAACTACCCAGGCAAGCACGACCCGACGCACCGTCCGCTGATGAACCGGGGGCCGGTGCTGAAGATCAACGCGAACCAGCGCTACGCCTCCGACGCTGTGACCGAGGCGGCGTGGATCCGTGCGTGCCGCGCGGCCGACGTGCCGGTGCAGACTTTCGTGGGGCACAACGCGGTGCCGTGCGGGTCGACGATCGGGCCGATTTCGGCGACGCGCCTGGGTATCCCCACTGTCGACGTCGGTGTTCCGCTGCTATCGATGCACTCGGCGCGCGAGCTCGTCGGTATCCAGGACCAACTATGGTTCACCGATGCTCTTACGGCATACTTTGTTGGCTCGTAG
- a CDS encoding RecB family exonuclease has protein sequence MTPRPLALSPSRANDYQQCPLKYRFRAIDRLPEPKTEAQVKGTLVHAVLETMHGWPREERTFPAAVKQLKPAWASLIDDDPSLADPVTDDYQLLVDARDLLRGYFLMENPLGFDSHEQEMYVDAVLPNGVPVRGFIDRVDIAPTGEVRVVDYKTGKKPLPRYSAEAQFQMRFYALVYWRLFGTIPHQLRLMYLKVMDSMFLSPSREELEYFERDLGDLWAKIEADGRSGNFRPKTSKLCNWCSFQELCPAFDGTPPPYPGWPGSTADSAGPSDEPRD, from the coding sequence ATGACTCCACGACCGCTCGCCCTGTCCCCCTCCCGCGCCAACGACTACCAGCAATGCCCGCTGAAGTACCGGTTCCGCGCGATCGACCGCCTCCCCGAACCGAAAACGGAGGCGCAGGTCAAGGGCACGCTTGTCCACGCTGTACTCGAAACGATGCACGGTTGGCCACGCGAGGAGCGCACGTTTCCCGCCGCAGTCAAGCAACTCAAACCAGCATGGGCATCGCTTATCGACGACGACCCCTCCCTCGCCGACCCCGTCACCGACGACTACCAGCTGCTTGTCGACGCCCGCGACCTCCTCCGCGGCTATTTCCTCATGGAAAACCCCTTGGGTTTCGACTCCCACGAGCAGGAGATGTACGTCGACGCAGTCCTGCCTAACGGGGTGCCGGTGCGCGGATTCATCGACCGCGTCGATATCGCCCCCACCGGCGAGGTGCGTGTGGTCGACTACAAGACCGGGAAGAAGCCGCTCCCCCGCTATTCCGCCGAAGCGCAGTTCCAGATGCGGTTTTACGCCCTGGTGTACTGGCGGTTGTTCGGCACCATTCCGCACCAGCTGCGCCTGATGTACCTGAAGGTGATGGACTCGATGTTCCTCAGCCCCTCTCGGGAGGAGCTCGAGTATTTCGAGCGTGACCTCGGCGACCTGTGGGCCAAAATCGAGGCCGACGGGCGCAGCGGCAATTTCCGGCCCAAGACTTCGAAGCTGTGCAACTGGTGCAGCTTCCAGGAGCTCTGCCCCGCTTTCGACGGCACCCCGCCGCCCTATCCGGGGTGGCCGGGCTCCACAGCGGACAGCGCTGGCCCCTCCGACGAGCCGCGGGACTAG
- the arc gene encoding proteasome ATPase produces the protein MTQIQPDPAELKAQNRALSARNKQLAELLKVSRDKLKDLHAQVEALGEPASTYGIYLGPARRGQEAEVFTSGRRMRLCVSPAVEPGTLVPGGVVRLGEGSVVVEACGYAKTGQIATLSERIGHDRAIVADMQGAEQVVHLTQPLQDKARAGDTLLIDAKAGYAFERIPKTEVNQLSLEEVPDVTYDDIGGLSTQIETIRDSVELPFTQPELYKAYDLRPPKGVLLYGPPGCGKTLIAKAVANSLSTRIGDGGSAHFLNVKGPELLNKYVGETERRIRLIFERARELAGEGRPVIIFFDEMESIFRTRGSGVSSDMETTVVPQLLTEIDGVEDIANVIVIGATNREELIDPAILRPGRLDIKIRIDRPDRAEAGEIFARYLTDEVPRAESTGTLIDAAVDKLFAPRPFVKLTLVDGSSETLHYADFVSGAMIANIVDRAKKLAIKDEIKGVGAGVSAEHLRAAVRAEQDESEDMPNVSNPDEWARITGRTGKRVVAAEVL, from the coding sequence ATGACCCAGATCCAACCGGACCCTGCTGAACTGAAAGCGCAGAACCGTGCTCTGTCAGCGCGCAACAAGCAGCTCGCGGAGCTGCTGAAGGTGTCGCGCGACAAACTGAAGGATCTGCACGCCCAAGTTGAGGCGCTGGGGGAGCCAGCGTCGACGTACGGGATCTACCTCGGCCCGGCGCGCCGTGGGCAGGAGGCAGAAGTGTTCACTTCTGGGCGCCGCATGCGGCTGTGCGTGTCTCCGGCTGTGGAACCGGGAACGCTGGTGCCGGGCGGCGTCGTCAGGCTAGGTGAGGGTTCCGTCGTCGTTGAGGCCTGCGGGTATGCCAAGACGGGGCAGATTGCCACGTTGTCCGAGCGGATCGGGCACGACCGTGCGATCGTCGCGGACATGCAGGGTGCCGAGCAGGTCGTGCACCTGACGCAACCGTTGCAGGACAAGGCCCGGGCTGGCGACACCCTCCTCATCGACGCGAAAGCGGGCTATGCGTTCGAACGCATCCCGAAGACCGAGGTCAACCAGCTCTCCCTCGAGGAAGTCCCCGACGTCACATACGACGATATTGGTGGCCTGAGCACCCAGATCGAGACCATCCGGGATTCCGTCGAACTTCCGTTCACGCAGCCGGAGCTGTACAAGGCGTACGACCTGCGGCCCCCGAAAGGCGTGCTCCTCTACGGCCCGCCGGGTTGTGGTAAGACGCTCATCGCGAAGGCAGTGGCGAATTCGCTGTCCACGCGCATCGGCGACGGCGGTTCGGCCCACTTCCTCAATGTCAAAGGCCCCGAGCTGCTGAACAAGTACGTCGGCGAGACCGAACGCCGCATCCGTCTCATCTTCGAGCGGGCTCGCGAACTGGCCGGCGAGGGGCGCCCGGTGATCATCTTCTTCGACGAGATGGAGTCCATATTCCGCACCCGCGGATCGGGCGTCTCCTCCGACATGGAGACCACCGTCGTTCCGCAGTTGCTCACGGAAATCGATGGGGTGGAGGACATCGCCAATGTCATCGTCATCGGAGCCACTAACCGGGAGGAACTCATCGACCCGGCGATTCTGCGCCCGGGCCGTTTGGACATCAAGATTCGCATCGACCGTCCGGACCGCGCCGAGGCGGGGGAGATCTTCGCGCGCTACCTCACCGACGAGGTCCCGCGCGCGGAGAGCACGGGCACGCTTATCGACGCCGCCGTCGACAAGCTCTTCGCTCCCCGCCCCTTCGTGAAGCTCACTCTGGTGGACGGCTCTTCGGAGACCCTGCACTACGCCGACTTCGTGTCGGGTGCGATGATCGCGAATATCGTCGACCGGGCGAAGAAATTGGCCATCAAGGACGAGATCAAAGGCGTTGGAGCTGGTGTGAGCGCCGAGCATTTGCGTGCGGCTGTGCGTGCCGAGCAGGACGAGAGCGAGGATATGCCCAACGTCTCCAACCCCGATGAGTGGGCACGGATCACGGGCCGGACCGGCAAGCGTGTCGTCGCTGCTGAGGTGTTGTAG